The following are encoded in a window of Flavobacterium sp. WC2421 genomic DNA:
- the feoB gene encoding ferrous iron transport protein B, which translates to MINKNINVALIGNPNTGKTSVFNQLTGLNQQVGNYPGITVEKKIGFCKLPNNIKANILDLPGTYSLNASSIDENVVIELLLNKNDKLYPDVALVVTDVENLKRNLLLFTQIKDLEIPTILVINMADRMEHKGITLNIPYLEEHLKTKIALISSRKGFGIEELKKMIITYKTISSEPCLNASVIDPEYFDSLRKAFPNQLLYKLWLVITQDVNFLNLERKEIHSSFTKSHSDLKRLQQKETIKRYQFINDVLKEGLNVDASVAKDFRSKLDRVLTHKVWGYFIFFVILFVIFQSIFDWSKIPMDFIDSTFASLSTLANDTLPAGVLTNLISQGIIPGIGGILIFIPQIAFLFLFISILEESGYMSRVVFLMDKIMRKFGLSGKSVVPLISGTACAIPAIMATRNIENWKERIITILVTPFTTCSARLPVYAIIIALVIPDTRVLGIFNLQGLTLMLLYLLGFGMAIFSAYVLNKILKIKGKTFFVVEMPNYKLPMFKNVAINVIEKTKAFVFGAGKIILAISIVLWFLASYGPGKKFNNADEIIRTKSENTTITPQELDNKVASYKLENSYIGIMGKTIEPAISPLGYDWKIGIAIISSFAAREVFVGTLATIYSVGGSDNEDTIKNKMAAEINPETGKKIFNFASGISLLLFYAFALQCASTLAITRKETNSWKWPLGQLIFMSGFAYVVALIAYQILK; encoded by the coding sequence ATGATTAATAAAAACATCAACGTAGCTTTAATAGGCAATCCAAATACAGGAAAAACATCAGTTTTTAATCAATTAACCGGACTGAATCAACAAGTAGGAAACTACCCTGGGATTACTGTTGAGAAAAAAATAGGTTTTTGTAAATTACCCAATAATATAAAAGCCAATATCCTAGACTTACCAGGAACATACAGTTTAAATGCCAGTTCTATTGATGAAAATGTGGTTATTGAACTGTTGCTTAATAAAAACGATAAACTATATCCTGATGTTGCGCTTGTTGTTACTGATGTTGAAAATTTAAAACGTAATTTATTACTTTTTACCCAAATAAAAGACCTTGAAATTCCGACCATTTTAGTCATTAATATGGCTGACAGAATGGAACACAAGGGAATCACTTTGAATATTCCATATCTGGAGGAACATTTAAAAACTAAAATTGCTTTAATCAGTTCTAGAAAAGGATTTGGAATAGAGGAGTTAAAAAAAATGATAATCACTTACAAAACGATATCAAGCGAACCTTGTTTGAATGCATCGGTAATTGATCCGGAGTATTTTGACAGCTTGCGCAAAGCGTTCCCAAACCAATTGTTGTATAAATTATGGCTGGTTATTACTCAGGATGTTAACTTCTTAAACTTAGAACGTAAAGAAATTCACAGTTCCTTTACAAAATCACATTCGGATTTAAAACGATTACAGCAAAAAGAAACGATAAAAAGATATCAGTTTATCAATGACGTACTCAAAGAAGGATTAAACGTTGATGCCTCAGTTGCAAAAGATTTCCGTTCTAAACTGGATCGTGTTTTAACGCATAAAGTGTGGGGGTACTTCATTTTCTTCGTCATTTTGTTTGTTATTTTTCAATCTATTTTTGATTGGTCAAAAATACCAATGGACTTTATAGACAGCACGTTTGCCTCATTGAGTACCTTGGCAAACGATACTTTACCAGCAGGTGTTTTAACCAATTTAATTTCTCAAGGGATCATTCCTGGTATCGGCGGAATTTTAATATTTATTCCTCAAATTGCATTTTTGTTTTTATTCATATCCATCTTAGAAGAAAGTGGTTATATGAGTAGAGTGGTTTTCTTGATGGATAAAATCATGCGAAAGTTTGGGTTATCAGGAAAAAGTGTTGTTCCATTAATCTCAGGAACTGCCTGTGCTATTCCGGCAATTATGGCTACTCGAAATATTGAAAACTGGAAAGAACGAATCATTACCATACTAGTCACCCCTTTTACAACCTGTTCAGCTAGACTGCCTGTTTATGCTATTATCATTGCGTTAGTAATTCCTGACACTCGTGTTCTGGGAATATTTAATCTTCAAGGTTTAACCTTAATGTTATTGTACCTTTTGGGTTTTGGAATGGCAATATTCTCTGCTTATGTTTTAAATAAAATATTAAAAATTAAAGGGAAAACATTTTTTGTAGTTGAAATGCCAAACTACAAATTACCAATGTTTAAAAACGTAGCTATTAATGTAATTGAAAAAACGAAGGCTTTTGTTTTTGGAGCTGGAAAAATAATCTTAGCTATTTCCATTGTATTATGGTTTTTAGCCTCTTATGGACCAGGAAAGAAGTTCAATAATGCCGACGAAATAATACGCACTAAATCTGAAAACACGACCATTACTCCACAGGAATTAGATAATAAAGTGGCTTCTTACAAATTGGAGAATTCTTATATCGGAATCATGGGAAAAACCATTGAGCCTGCCATTTCACCATTAGGTTATGATTGGAAAATAGGGATTGCTATCATCAGTTCATTTGCAGCTCGTGAAGTTTTTGTGGGCACATTAGCAACTATTTACAGTGTGGGTGGAAGCGATAATGAAGATACCATTAAAAACAAAATGGCTGCGGAAATAAATCCTGAAACTGGAAAGAAAATATTCAATTTTGCCTCTGGAATTTCCTTGTTATTGTTCTATGCATTTGCCTTACAATGTGCCAGTACATTAGCCATAACGCGTAAAGAAACCAATTCATGGAAGTGGCCTTTAGGACAACTTATTTTCATGAGTGGTTTTGCCTACGTTGTAGCATTAATTGCCTACCAAATTTTAAAGTAA
- a CDS encoding FeoB-associated Cys-rich membrane protein: protein MFQQIIAFTALGIALVFLIKKFFFKKKKSDKNCGDGTDCGCH from the coding sequence ATGTTCCAGCAAATAATCGCCTTTACAGCTCTCGGAATTGCCCTAGTTTTTTTAATCAAAAAATTCTTTTTTAAAAAGAAAAAATCGGATAAAAATTGTGGTGATGGTACGGATTGTGGTTGTCATTAA
- a CDS encoding TonB-dependent receptor: MKKFILILFFLKVAFLYSQKEISGFVIDNAGVALAGANITEKGTNNSVFTDINGAYSIIVKEGATLVVSYYGFSKQEYEASESILNAVLSQNGGQNRDEVLVTGTRTVPRSNTTSSLPIDVLSSEDLISTGQFTLDKVLQYKIPSFNTVQTPVNDATSLLDPYEIRNMGPSRTLILIDGKRKNLSALLYLQTSPGRGETAADISGIPIDAIERVEVLRDGASAQYGSDAIAGVINVILKKRPNNGAVTVRTGITKKGDGELFGVSLNNGSTSGNNGFVNYTIDFSKVNLANRPGKVDAEGEFNDFIKIDPNEPSSYINDDHTLNGTNIDGMTEDGISAVFQGYKGSPDYNAKFATINKGNVSGREAVDSFLKNNPDAKNINGSPETVTAKFLINGGFNLSSETQVYYNALYVFKKVNSFANYRTPYWRSIQNPFENNSIPNWSTASTYPTYLKDFFGNGTVASYNGYLPTFTGDLNDYNATLGYKSIRNGWNTDASVTIGGNSQAYTVEDSQNKSVIKDQNGVSVYQENSPINFKPGGVAFHHVVGNLDISKVVSDKISVAFGSEIRTETFEITEGDRASWEGEGADSFSGNRPENSGKWNRYNFGGYIDLAYDFSKKFILNGTVRYEDYSDFGGATVWKISSRYKFPNDKVIIRGSFSTGFRAPTLHQIYSQKSQYSFVAGQGIKISGLINNISAQARILGIPKLDAEKSRNMTMGIGANPFKNVNFTIDYYTITVNDRILLGDKVETQFGTVSWFENSFDSRTSGLDAVMNYGEIPIGNGKLGMNLSGNVVFENKRISAVTSDNFSPTLSALMFTSRPKTKWVLGGVYKISKYEFILNNTYFGKTTFKQDGLNPNLRTEFTPKIVTDLGINYSPTSQLVFAFNVNNLFNVLPQWKFKAENEAGAAILKDSSQVKSQFNLITFNGRYSQMTYEGYHFSQLGTQFSLALNYRF, encoded by the coding sequence ATGAAAAAATTTATTTTAATATTATTTTTTCTGAAGGTTGCTTTTCTTTATTCACAAAAAGAAATTTCAGGCTTTGTCATTGACAATGCTGGTGTCGCTTTGGCTGGAGCTAACATCACGGAAAAAGGAACCAATAATAGTGTCTTTACTGATATTAATGGGGCGTATTCAATTATTGTAAAAGAAGGTGCCACTTTGGTTGTTAGTTATTATGGCTTTTCTAAACAAGAATATGAAGCCAGTGAATCTATATTGAATGCGGTATTATCACAAAATGGGGGGCAAAATAGAGATGAGGTTTTGGTTACAGGAACTAGAACTGTACCAAGGAGTAATACTACAAGTTCACTTCCGATAGATGTTTTATCATCGGAAGATCTTATATCTACAGGCCAATTCACATTGGATAAAGTATTGCAATACAAAATTCCCTCCTTCAATACCGTTCAAACACCTGTAAATGATGCCACTTCCTTATTGGATCCCTATGAAATTAGAAACATGGGTCCTAGTAGAACCTTAATTCTTATCGACGGCAAACGCAAAAACCTAAGTGCTTTACTTTATTTGCAAACCTCACCTGGTCGAGGTGAAACGGCTGCCGATATTTCGGGTATTCCAATTGATGCAATTGAGAGGGTAGAAGTTTTACGTGACGGTGCCTCAGCGCAATATGGTTCTGATGCAATAGCAGGTGTGATCAATGTTATTTTAAAAAAGAGACCAAATAACGGGGCAGTTACAGTACGAACTGGAATAACTAAAAAAGGAGATGGAGAACTATTTGGGGTGAGTTTGAACAACGGTTCTACATCGGGTAACAACGGCTTTGTAAACTATACTATTGATTTTTCAAAAGTAAATTTGGCTAATAGACCTGGAAAAGTAGATGCAGAAGGAGAATTTAATGATTTTATCAAAATAGACCCTAATGAACCGTCCAGCTATATAAACGATGATCATACCCTAAACGGAACAAATATTGATGGAATGACCGAGGATGGGATTAGTGCAGTTTTTCAAGGATACAAAGGCTCACCCGATTATAATGCAAAATTTGCAACTATAAATAAAGGGAATGTTTCAGGGAGAGAAGCAGTTGATTCTTTTTTAAAAAACAATCCTGATGCGAAAAACATAAATGGTTCGCCAGAAACTGTTACAGCTAAATTCTTAATTAATGGTGGGTTTAATTTATCCAGTGAAACACAAGTGTACTACAATGCCCTCTATGTGTTTAAAAAAGTTAATTCATTTGCCAATTATAGAACTCCATATTGGAGATCCATACAAAATCCTTTTGAAAATAATTCTATTCCAAACTGGAGTACCGCATCAACATATCCCACTTATTTGAAAGATTTTTTTGGCAATGGAACGGTAGCTTCATACAATGGATATCTTCCCACATTTACGGGAGATTTAAATGATTATAATGCCACCTTAGGATATAAGTCCATAAGAAATGGATGGAACACTGATGCAAGTGTTACAATTGGGGGAAACTCACAAGCCTATACTGTAGAAGATTCACAAAATAAATCAGTCATAAAAGATCAGAATGGGGTGAGCGTTTATCAAGAAAATAGTCCCATAAATTTTAAACCAGGCGGAGTAGCTTTCCATCATGTAGTAGGGAATTTAGATATTTCAAAAGTTGTTTCCGATAAAATTAGTGTTGCATTTGGTTCAGAAATCCGAACTGAAACTTTTGAAATTACCGAAGGAGACCGAGCGTCTTGGGAGGGAGAAGGAGCCGATTCCTTTTCTGGAAATAGACCTGAAAATTCGGGTAAATGGAACCGTTATAATTTTGGAGGGTACATCGATTTGGCATATGATTTCTCTAAAAAATTTATACTAAATGGAACCGTTCGTTATGAAGATTATAGCGATTTTGGGGGCGCAACGGTTTGGAAAATCAGTTCAAGATATAAATTTCCTAATGATAAAGTCATCATTCGTGGATCCTTTTCTACAGGATTTAGAGCACCAACATTGCATCAAATTTATTCCCAAAAATCACAGTATTCATTTGTAGCAGGACAAGGAATAAAAATTAGTGGATTGATCAATAACATTTCTGCTCAGGCGCGCATTTTAGGAATCCCAAAATTAGATGCAGAAAAATCTAGAAATATGACTATGGGTATAGGGGCAAACCCTTTTAAAAATGTAAATTTTACTATTGATTATTATACAATTACAGTGAATGATCGAATACTTTTGGGAGACAAAGTGGAAACACAGTTTGGAACAGTCTCTTGGTTTGAAAACTCATTTGATTCCAGAACATCTGGATTAGATGCAGTTATGAATTATGGAGAGATTCCCATTGGAAATGGGAAATTAGGGATGAATTTATCGGGAAATGTGGTTTTTGAAAACAAAAGAATTTCAGCTGTTACTAGCGATAATTTTAGTCCTACTTTAAGCGCTTTAATGTTTACCTCAAGACCTAAAACAAAATGGGTTTTGGGTGGGGTTTATAAAATTTCAAAATACGAATTCATTCTTAATAACACCTATTTTGGAAAAACAACATTCAAGCAAGACGGTTTAAATCCAAATTTAAGAACAGAGTTTACCCCAAAAATAGTTACTGACTTAGGCATTAATTATTCCCCTACAAGTCAATTGGTTTTTGCTTTTAATGTCAACAATCTATTTAATGTGTTGCCCCAATGGAAATTTAAAGCCGAAAATGAAGCTGGAGCTGCAATTTTAAAAGATTCGTCACAAGTTAAGTCACAATTTAATTTGATTACTTTCAACGGGCGTTATTCTCAAATGACATATGAAGGATATCATTTCAGCCAATTGGGAACCCAGTTTAGTCTGGCACTTAACTATAGATTTTGA
- a CDS encoding YfiR family protein, translating to MKTITQLFFLSLTVLLLDGNLVTAQENAGGKEYALKAAFLYRFIDYVNWKDYSKNQAFKIAILEGSPITTSLLAVPKTKKIEINEYGNLEEIGFCNILFVPYNSTIPIETILSKFSDKPVLIVTERNGYGKKGAQMNFVIVDNKLKFEVNLKAINKAGIGISSFLLQHAIIVQ from the coding sequence ATGAAAACTATAACTCAATTGTTTTTTTTGTCGTTGACCGTATTGTTGTTGGATGGCAATCTAGTAACCGCCCAAGAGAATGCTGGAGGAAAGGAATATGCTTTAAAAGCGGCTTTTCTGTATCGTTTTATAGATTATGTTAATTGGAAAGATTATTCTAAAAACCAAGCTTTTAAGATCGCTATTTTAGAAGGAAGCCCAATTACAACTTCATTGCTTGCTGTGCCTAAAACTAAAAAAATTGAGATTAACGAATATGGAAATTTGGAGGAAATCGGTTTTTGTAATATTTTATTTGTTCCTTACAATAGCACGATACCAATTGAAACTATTCTTTCTAAATTTTCTGACAAACCAGTATTGATAGTCACTGAGCGAAATGGTTATGGCAAAAAAGGAGCTCAAATGAATTTTGTTATTGTCGATAACAAATTAAAATTTGAGGTAAATCTAAAAGCAATAAATAAAGCGGGAATTGGAATTAGTTCATTCTTATTGCAACACGCGATTATTGTGCAATAG